ACCGGGATAATCGTAATACCCGAAATCTCCTTGAGAACAGATTGCATATTCTCTTCAGGGATAATGACAGTGCTGACACCGGCTTTCTGTGCTGCTTTCACTTTTGCAAACACACCGCCGACAGGCTTCACATTTCCATGGATGCTTATTTCGCCCGTCATTGCTACCTTTCTGTCAATCGGTTGTTTATAGATGGCTGAATAAATGCCTGCAGCCATTGAAATCCCTGCCGATGGACCATCTATTGGGACACCACCTGGAAAGTTGACGTGGATGTCATATTGGTCTGCTGGAACACCCATTGACCTTAGTACGGTTATGACATTTTCAATCGATCCTTTAGCCATGCTTTTCCGTCTTATTGATTTGCCTTGGCCGCCAATGCTTTCTTCTTCTACAATTCCCGTAATATTGATAGAGCCTTTATCCTTTTCTGCAGGTATAGCAGTCACTTCTATTTCAAGGAGTGCCCCCATATTTGGACCATGTACTGCCAGGCCGTTGACTATACCGACGTGGGATACATCGTTTATCTTACGCTCCATTCTTGGAGAAAGCTGGCTAGAATGGATAACCCATTCTAATTCATCGTCTTTAATGTATGTACGATCACCGCTTATCGCAAGGCCTGCTGATATTTGAATAATATTGACTGCTTCGCGCCCATTGCGTGCATATTCAGCCAATGTTTCTAAGCTTTTCTCGCTAATATCCAATCGCACTTTATCAGCGGCTTTTTTGCCGATTTTTACGACCTCGTCTGCTGTTAATTCACGGAAAAATACTTCCATACATCTGGAACGAATAGCAGGAGGAATTTCATTCGGTGTTCTTGTTGTCGCTCCAATCAGTCTAAAGTCTGCTGGAAGACCATTTTGGAAAATATCATGTATATGTGTTGGGATTTGGGTGTTTTCTTCATTGTAATACGCACTTTCAAGAAACACCTTTCTATCCTCCAGGACTTTGAGGAGCTTGTTCATTTGCGTTGGATGAAGTTCACCTATCTCATCAATAAATAGTACTCCTCCATGGGCATTCGTTACTGCACCTTGCTTAGGTTGAGGAATCCCAGCTTGTCCCATCGCTCCAGCCCCTTGGTATATTGGGTCATGAACTGATCCAATCAGCGGATCGGCAATACCTCTTTCATCAAATCTGGCAGTAGTTGCATCAAGCTCTACAAAAACAGAACTCTTTTTAAAAGGAGATTT
This DNA window, taken from Niallia sp. Man26, encodes the following:
- the lonB gene encoding ATP-dependent protease LonB; protein product: MSWTEIALFVQLFFGIIIGLYFWNLLKSQRTQKVSIDRESKKEMDQLRKMRSISLTAPLSEKVRPTSFEDIVGQEDGIKALKAALCGPNPQHVIIYGPPGVGKTAAARLVLEESKRNSKSPFKKSSVFVELDATTARFDERGIADPLIGSVHDPIYQGAGAMGQAGIPQPKQGAVTNAHGGVLFIDEIGELHPTQMNKLLKVLEDRKVFLESAYYNEENTQIPTHIHDIFQNGLPADFRLIGATTRTPNEIPPAIRSRCMEVFFRELTADEVVKIGKKAADKVRLDISEKSLETLAEYARNGREAVNIIQISAGLAISGDRTYIKDDELEWVIHSSQLSPRMERKINDVSHVGIVNGLAVHGPNMGALLEIEVTAIPAEKDKGSINITGIVEEESIGGQGKSIRRKSMAKGSIENVITVLRSMGVPADQYDIHVNFPGGVPIDGPSAGISMAAGIYSAIYKQPIDRKVAMTGEISIHGNVKPVGGVFAKVKAAQKAGVSTVIIPEENMQSVLKEISGITIIPVASFNQVLELALLKEAPDNEEAIPASINISKKESV